In a genomic window of Amblyomma americanum isolate KBUSLIRL-KWMA chromosome 4, ASM5285725v1, whole genome shotgun sequence:
- the Tango4 gene encoding transport and golgi organization 4: MEDVQKHSVHTLVFRSLKRTHDMFLSDQANPPPQDDASEKVKVAVKTKDEYGLVMHLVKSNPQTYRHSAEGHRDEMSKHKEMKMQEITYSGMDIMPMPVYDDDAPPPGVDDYAVIKPTPPPTSQAVVLAGQQQLAQVQRKPVTIPKPQWHAPWKLYRVISGHTGWVRCLAVEPGNQWFCTGSNDRIIKIWDLATGKLKLSLTGHISGVRGLAVSPRQPYLFSCGEDKQVKCWDLEYNKVIRHYHGHLSGVYALSLHPSIDILVTGGRDATGRVWDMRTKASIHSLVGHTNTVASVQTQSSEPQVITGSHDCTIRLWDLVAGRSRVTLTHHKKSVRALVVHPRLYAFASGGPDNIKQWKCPDGKFIQNLSGHNAIVNCLGMNEDGVLVSGGDNGTLFFWDWRTGYNFQRLQAPVQPGSIDSEAGIFACGFDQSGSRLITAEADKTVKIFREDDTATEETHPINWKPDITKRRRF; encoded by the exons ATGGAG GACGTTCAAAAGCACTCGGTCCACACGCTCGTCTTCCGATCTCTGAAGCGCACGCATGACATGTTCCTGTCTGACCAAGCGAACCCACCACCTCAGGATGACGCCAG TGAAAAAGTCAAAGTGGCTGTCAAGACCAAAGACGAGTATGGCCTTGTGATGCACCTTGTCAAGTCAAACCCGCAAACATACCGACACAGCGCAGAAGGACACCGCGACGAAATGTCAAAAC ATAAAGAAATGAAGATGCAAGAGATAACATACTCTGGGATGGACATAATGCCAATGCCCGTGTACGATGACGACGCACCTCCACCAGGCGTTGATGATTATGCAGTCATCAAACCCACACCACCACCAACATCACAG GCTGTTGtcttggcaggacagcaacagtTGGCACAAGTACAGCGGAAACCGGTGACCATACCAAAACCACAATGGCATGCACCTTGGAAGCTTTACAGG GTAATCAGTGGGCACACTGGCTGGGTGCGCTGCCTTGCAGTGGAGCCTGGAAACCAGTGGTTCTGCACAGGCTCCAATGATAGGATTATCAAG ATTTGGGACCTTGCCACGGGCAAGTTGAAGCTTTCCTTGACAGGCCACATCAGCGGAGTGCGAGGCTTGGCTGTCAGCCCACGCCAGCCGTACCTTTTCTCCTGTGGGGAAGATAAGCAAGTCAAGTGCTGGGACCTCGAGTACAACAAG GTGATACGCCACTACCACGGCCATCTGAGCGGCGTCTACGCGCTGTCGCTACATCCCAGCATTGACATCCTAGTCACTGGTGGCCGAGATGCAACAGGAAGG GTGTGGGACATGCGGACCAAGGCTAGCATCCACTCTCTGGTGGGGCACACCAACACGGTGGCCAGTGTGCAGACCCAGTCATCTGAGCCGCAAGTGATCACAGGCAGCCACGACTGCACCATCCGCCTCTGGGACCTGGTGGCTGGCCGCTCGCGGGTCACGCTTACCCACCacaagaaaagcgtccgtgctcTTGTCGTCCATCCAAGGCT GTATGCCTTTGCATCTGGAGGCCCTGACAACATCAAGCAGTGGAAGTGTCCCGATGGGAAGTTTATTCAGAACCTCTCTGGCCACAACGCCATTGTCAACTGCCTTGGCATGAATGAGGATGGTGTTCTTGTGTCCGGAG GGGACAACGGGACACTTTTCTTTTGGGACTGGCGCACGGGTTACAATTTCCAGCGGCTCCAGGCACCAGTTCAGCCTGGCTCGATCGACAGCGAGGCAGGCATATTTGCCTGTGGCTTTGACCAGAGTGGCAGCCGTCTCATCACAGCCGAAGCTGACAAGACTGTAAAGATCTTCCGCGAAGATGACACAGCG ACTGAAGAGACTCACCCCATCAACTGGAAGCCAGACATCACGAAGCGAAGACGGTTTTAG